ATCTGCTAAAGTCACTATTCCAAAATGTGGAGGTGGTAAGATCTTGAAATGAATATTGCAATTGTTTTAgcatagacaaaaaaaaaaaaaaaaaaaaaaaaaaaaaaaaaaaaaaaaaaaaaaaaagtgattattACCTCATATAAGTGACTAATCTACTTTCCAACTGGAACTTCCTCAATTTTGAAATTGAGGTAGGTAAGACTATGGAAAAGTTTTCCCTAGACAAATGCAattttaggagaaaaagcaaGTACCTGAGCATATGATCTTTCCAAGGGAAGACTcaaaaaatccagttttgcATACTGGTAGTGCAAGTAGATCCTAGAATAAGTACAAAAATACAGATGTGTGCACTGTTCCTAAGTGACTACATAATTATAACATCTCTCTTgccatctttttccttttccttcctagTTGGTGCTATTGTTTGCTGAATAGTTGGCACAATGACTCAGATGATAGAATTATGCTGGTAATTATATAGACATGGAACACTGAGGcccaaaaatgaaaattcttctGGGCAAACACTCTAGAGTGTAGggcttttttgtatttattctgtCACGCACTAGAGTGTTGTGTCTTAAGAATAGAAGTTTTGTATTTGAACTACTGCTTTCAAGCCAAACCTCAAAACAAATTGTGCTTTAGTTCAAGGTTTGAACTTGctgttgaaaagaaaatcaacagTGCAATTTTCTTTATCATGAGCAACTACATCTACCTACGACTTTGAGTATATTATAAGAAGCTCAACAGAGCCTCAAACAACTGGAGTTTTCCACTGTAGTTTTGTCCTCATTTGCTCTGGTAACCATTCAAGCTTAGCAGCATTGGTTGAATTAAGATACAGGCCAACTGCATTTTGATGAAGTTCAAGGAAATGAGTGCAGCTGATTCAGCAATAccataaaaaaaatagagaaaataaatatgatgCCTCTCCTGATCAATGTGatcatattttgcttttcatctgATTCAATACCAGGTTTCTATCTATGGACTAAACTATCTTTCTGAAAATTCTAGCTAGATGATAAGTAATTTGCCTCATTGAAAAGCTTTTTGTTAAGAAATATCTTCTGTGATGTTAGATACATATGTCACCTCCTTTCTGCAACTAAACAGATGAAATCAGTATTTTTGATCACCTTGtataaagtaattttcatttatttataatGTATCTGCAGCACAACAATAAAAGTGGAGGTAAAAATTGTCAGATTTGTGACTATGGGACATGACACAAGCTTATAGGAATCAGGCCAAATGTTAGTGTAAAGCCATGCATACAGAAACAACTATTTTGATATGATCAGGACCTTGGCTGCTCTGATCTGGACACTGTAAAAGCCCTGACTGATAGAAAATGTTCAGAGCTTAACTGtggaaaaaatagttttcttctatttatttcAATGCAGGCTTGAATCAGCTAAAATCACAAGTCATTGAAacaggctgggttttttttttctttttgtgataAACATTATGATAGACTCTGaaagctggagaaggcaggatAATAGCAGTAGACTGTACCAATCTGCTGCTTCACACTGAACAGCTTCTTGCTGCTTGAGTAGTCTCCCTGAAATGTGTATTGAATGTTTGGGGGTGGGCAAAGAAAAGGAGGCAGAAGCTGGCCTTAAGAAACTCCTGTAGGGTGCATCCACTGTAATTCTGTTCAAGACTCCTGGTACCTCCTGCAGAGGCTCCATCCTATCTGATAACTGATGAAGTTAAATACAGAGCATATAAAATGAAGTCACACTTGATCATTGCTTACTAAAACAGCTAAGGtcataaatacaaaaaattacattattttcatCACTTGAACACTCCCATAAGTGTGAAGGTGATGATTATTGTCCTATCTCTAGTTCTGCTTCCATCGTCAACCTTGTGGCAGATGCTTGTCTCTGGGGTTGCTTAAAAGCCATCAGAAAATGTCTTAATCACTGGTGACCTCTGCAAGAACTTTGGTGGCTTCTACATCGATTTGACATACGGAATGCTCCTCAGGCAAACATGAAGACAGGCTTTTTTTATTGATTAGCCAAATTGTCTAGCCTTCCTGTTTTGTCTCCTCTTTGGCAATTAAGAGAGAAATCCATTGAGGGAGTGGTGGCAGTGAACCTTCCCCTCTGATACAAATAACCTTTATCAGGCCTCTCAGTTAATTTGCAAAATTGTTCTGTATCGACTTCACTTTGAAGCAGGATTTCATCCTATGGCCCCATCAGTAACACATACACATCTTCCTCTTAGGAGGCAGGCTTTTTCTAACCATAACTTTTTTATAACCATCTTCTGTTTCTTATTTACAATCCAAATCCTGTCACTGATTTCAGTCATCTTTCCTGCACCATGAGCTATCATTTTCTTGAGGGAGAacctgtttgggttttttgtttgtttgtttttgttttgtttgttttgttgttgttgttttggggggttttttgaggtttggttttggctttggtgggtttttgggggtttttttgtgttttcttttgcctttttttatgGTATTTTTTAACCAAGATAATTAATACTAAAACAAGGAATAACAATCTAGGATCTTTGAGGGACAGGGGAGGCCAATTATTAATGTGTTTTTAACATCCAGACAGCAAAGAGGCCACAATGTTCCTCAGCCTGAAGCTAAGACTGAACCTGAAACAGAACCCGAAGATCATTTTGGTGACTCAACTAAACTCTGGGGATTAGCTTTTTAAAACCTTAAATATGATTGTGCGGGTTAGGATAGTGATTGTTTATTCTAGAACACAGCATTTGGATGTTTCCTTACTTGTGTGACTCCTTTTGTGTCTGAGCAATGGAAAAAACTATACTTGGCTAATGAGAAATGAAGCATTTCCTCACCTCTTCCCCAGTACTCACTTATCTAACCCCCAACCTCAAATAAATGCATTAATCCTTTACTTCTATCTTCCCCATCTCTGTTTTATATTGACTCATGGAAGGCCAGGACTTGCTTGTCCTTCTTAATGTGAAAGTGATCTTTTAGACTTGGAACCATTTAGATAAATAATTGGGATTGTTCATAGCTTATGTCACTATGACTTCACTGCAACTCTGCGATGAAGGGCAAAATAActtggctggggcagagggggtgCCCTGGCCTTGGGGCACTagcacaggctggagctggggatgaGCACCCTCCAgattctgcagctcttcccccTCTTACGCACATGCATTCAGTTTTGTGTGTTGATGATTCACTCTCCTACCGTGTATGAgttaaatgcaaaaattttgtctttaaaatcaTCCTTGAGAGTTGGTAAATGGAGGTGCCAGGGAAGCTCTGTGTGAGCAGAAGTATGATTTAGCATCTGTTCTCCTTGTTAGAAAGTGCCCTGTTGTACTTTGGGTGCCAAGGAGGATTTTGGCAGGGGGGAAAGGTTTGACTCACCCAGGTGCCATCCCTGTCAGCATGGAGGATTTACAGAACTGGCATCCTCTTTCCATCTCCAAATCATAGCACAGAGTGAAATGCAGCAATACGAAAGATTAGTCTTCATTTGGCCAAATTGCCAAATTAAATGATGACAGATGGAAAAACTAAAGGCCACGGTGTCAGGGGTCTGTCCATAGCCCAGGGCTTTAGGAAGAGGTAAATACACAGATctcagctggtgctgcagggggtACGTGGCCGGTGGAAAGGCAGCGCTCGGACTGTGCCGAATCGATACCAGCTATCGAAGGGAGCAGCGCACAGCGTTAGGGCCAGCCCAGTGTTATTAGAAAATGATATATTGCGCATTAGGATGGATAATTCATGTCGCCTTCATCGGCCCCGACCGTCGTGAAAATCCATAAATCATTTTCTCGTTCATGTATCGCCTAAGTGCGATTTGTCACTCGGCATTAGCGGGAGGGCGGCCGCGGATCCCTGCCGCTCCCCAGGCGCTGCTCGGAGACCCAAAATGGAGACCCGGCTGCGCTGGGGATCGCGGGGGCAGATCGGATCCCCGGGCTGCGGGCCCCCGGGGAGGGCGGGGGGCGGCTCCCCCCGCGCTGTACACGTGTGTGGATATCAAGATGTGTGTGTTCCCGTGGCTGCTGCCCCCCGCATCCCGCCGGCTCTGCAGAACCTCGCGTGGGTGCCGCGCCTCGAGCGCGCGTGGGGCGCGCCCCGAGCCCGGGGATGTGTCCCCCGTCCCTGCCCCCGGGGCTTCATCCGGCCCGCAGAGGCGGACACGGACACGGGCACGGACACGGGCGGGCTCGGTCTCCAGGTTGCGCCCGGGCCGCCTGCGTTCCTCGAAGGCAGGAAAGCCGGCCGCTCCGGGGCTCCGGCGGCGGGCAGAGAAGGGCTAAAGCCGGACTGCCCCGGGTCGCGTTCGGTGCCGGGCAGCGGCCGCTTCCCTGCGGGCATCCACCGGTCCCCCAGACAGGAGATCCCCGCTGCCTGGAGCTGGCGGCAGCGGACGGGCAGGTGAGCGGCGGCGCTTCTGCATGGAAAAGGAAGGCAGCCAGCTCCCCGTCCGCATCCAAGGGGCAGCGGGAGCAGCCGGGGGAGTCTGACgaaatttttcaatttttctggAAGACACCCACCGGAATCGCCCTGCTGACTGTGCCCCGCGCTGCACAAAGCCCAGGGGTGCGTAGGGAGCCACCCTGAAGGGGACAACAGGATGTAATTTGGCGGAGAGCGGGCATCTCCCTACCCGCCGCGGCGGCTGCCgcttccctgtgccccctcccgCGGCGAGGCAGTGCCGGCAGCCGCAGCCGCACGGCCGGCACGGGAGCGCGGGGCTGGGCGGAGACgggcggcagcgccggcggCGCAGCGCCGGGAGGCGGCCGCGGGTCCCGGGTGCGGACCGCGCTGTGTCCCCACGGCGCTGTGCCCCAAGGCGCTGTGTCCCCACGGCGCTGTGCCCCACGGCGCTGTGCCCCACGGCGCTGTATCCCCACGGCGCTGTGCCCCACGGCGCTGTGTCCCCACGGCGCTGTGTCCCCACGGCGCCGTGTCCCCCGCggggcggaggcggcggcggtgCGGGCGCAGTGCGGCGCTGTGGGCGCTGGGGGgcgcccgccgcccgcggcagcggcggggccgggggaggggcggggcgggggcgcgccCGCGGCTCCGGCGGTGGAGCCCGCGGGGGGAGCCGGGCTGTGCACACGGCAGAGCGGCTGGGAGCCAGAGGCACCTTGGAGCCCATCCGCTCCCGACCCATCCTGCATCCTGCAAGCGCCGTCCGGCCatgctttgaacacttccagggatggggcatccgcagcctgtgccagggccgcGCCATCCTGATGTGTATTGCTGCAGAAAAAACGCACCTGTAGATGAAGCGCATCTGTGCCATGTCTGGAGCGAGCCGCTGCTGACTGATGGATCAGAGACGGGCttagagcaggagctgcacgtCCCCGCTTTGTGCTGCTCTTCATAAACAGTAACGTTTAGGGGGAGAAAACCCCCCACGAGAATTAAAAGTATGTTATTATTTTACTCTTCCTTTATTCATTTGGTAGCTTTGCGGGTGTGGATCTCGCAGGCAGCACCGCCAGCCGGTACCGGAGCGTTTCCCCTGGTTCTCCCTGACAGGCTCCAGGGATATCCGCGCCCCCACCCCGAGTACCCACTGACAGGCAGCATCCCCCGTCTTCCCTCCTCCGCCCTGCCTGACAGTCTCCTGTTACACTAGTGGAAATTCCAAAATGGAAATAGGAAAATACTGGCGCAGCCTCTTGATACTTTAAATTTGCCGGAGCTGCAAACACTCCACGGACGAATGACGGAAAGTTGCACCCTCTCCACTGTGGAACACAcgaaggggaggggaagggggaaaggaacAATAATAACCCCAAGTTTCCCTTTGTTTACGCTTCTTTCCGAAAGCTTTACTGGAAAGGAAAGTTGGTAGCGGCTGGGTGGAAAATCCCTCTCCAAGGAGCGGGGCTTGTTGACGTTTTGCCCGGGTGCGTGTGTGCTTGGGCGCGCACGCCAGGGACGAAGCGGCGATCTCCCGATGCATCGCTCTGCTAAGAGACCGAGGCAGGGAGCGAAAGAACGAGGCAGGGAGCGAAAGAACGAGGCAGGGAGCGAAAGAACGAGGCAGGGAGCGAGGCAGGGAGCGAGGCAGGGAGCGAGGCAGGGAGCGAGGCAGGGAGCGAGGCAGGGAGCGAGGCAGGGATCCCCGGGCGCTCCGCGGGAGGACAGCGCTGAGGCGCTGAGGCGACCGGCGCGCGCTCTACCCGCCTCGCCCGCCCAGCCCGCGCGCGGCTCGGCTCGGCTGTGACGCAGCGCTCTCGACGCGCGACGCGGCCAATGGGACGCCGCCCCCGGGGGCGGTGCTGCGCGCCCATTGGTTGGCAGGAGCCGGGCGCTGCGCAAAAACAGCGCAGCGGAGCGCAGCGCGCTCAGAAACTGCTGGCAGAGATCGGAGCAgccgggcgggagcggagccgggACGGGAgcccagcggcggcggcggcagcacacacagacacaggggcTAGACGCGAAAGCAgcaagagagggaagaaaatccCCACCTCCATCGGCACCGCCGTAAAAGCAgagtgatgatgatgatgaacgTACTCATAGCaataagagaagaaaatgaaagacctttaagagaagagagaaaaatctaaaatccttgaattaaaaaaaaaaaaaaaaaaaaaaaaaaagaggaaatccTAGGGACATCAGGGAATGAAAGTTTTGGGTAGCTAAGCTgatctctgccttttttttttatatgaaatatttttgcgggtaattttttttttttttaatttcgcggttttctgccttttccttgcATCCAAAGAGGGCATGTCCACCGGCTGTTTCAGCAGCATCTACCCTCCAACTCCCACCAGGAAGACAAACCGAGGACAATcttgaaatacaaaaatttcCTCCTTgggatttgctgctgctgctgtctccgCCGCCACTGCTGCTGCCGCGGTGCAGTGCCAAGACTCTCGGAATAAATAAAAGAGGGCTACTGTGTGTCTCTAGCTACAGCCGGCTAATAGCTATTTTAGTTGGCCGTATATTTCGAAGATCACAGATGAAGTGGGGACGCCTGTCTTCTTCATTTGGGCAGCGTGTGAAACAATAATACCCGTGACAAAAAGGAGGGAgatgggggaggaaaaaaatcctaacatGAATCAGAAGAAATAGTATCTAGCaccccccccagccccccaaaccaacctctccccccttccccccccccgatccctctctctctccacacGCTTGCAGGCGCGGACACGCGCGGCGCGCACACACAGacgcgcacacacacacacacacactgtagTGTGTATTttcggaggaggaggaggtggcggTGGCTTTTGGAAGAGGAGGCAGCGGTGGTGTCGGGGAGGGGGGAATCTCTTTCCCCGTCTGGAGATGGTTGTGCTATTCCTCTTTGCCTTGCTCTGGATGGTGGAGGGGGCTTTCTGCCAGCTCCATTACACGgtgcaggaagagcaggagcatGGCACGTTCGTGGGGAATATCGCCGAGGACCTGGGCTTGGACATTACAAAACTTTCGGCTCGGCGCTTCCAGACGGCGCCCAACTCCCGCAGCCCTTACCTGGAGCTTAACCTAGAAACCGGGGTACTCTACGTGAACGAGAAGATCGATCGGGAGCAGATCTGTAAGCAgagcccctcctgcctgctgcacctGGAGGTCTTCCTGGAGAACCCCCTCGAGCTGTTCCGGGTGGAGATCGAGGTGCTGGACATCAACGACAACCCGCCCTCCTTCCCGGAGCCCGACCTCACCGTGGAGATCTCGGAGAGCGCCACGCCGGGCACCCGCTTCCCGCTGGAGAGCGCCTTCGACCCCGACGTGGGCACCAACTCCCTGCGCACCTACGAGATCACCCCCAACAGCTACTTCTCCCTCGACGTGCAGACGCAGGGCGACGGGAACCGCTTCGCCGAGCTGGTGCTGGACCAGCCGCTGGACCGGGAGCAGCAGGCGGTGCACCGCTACGTGCTGACGGCGGTGGACGgcgggcagccccagcagcgcACCGGCACCGCCCTGCTCACCGTCAGGGTGCTGGACTCCAACGACAACGTCCCCGCCTTCGAGCAGCCCGTCTACACCGTGTCGCTGCCGGAGAACTCGCCGCCGGGcaccctggtgctgcagctcaaCGCCACGGACCCCGACGAGGGGCAGAACGGCGAGATCATCTACTCCTTCAGCAGCCACATCTCGGCCCGCGCCCGGGAGCTCTTCGGCATCGCGCCGCGCACCGGGCGCCTGGAGGTGAGCGGCGAGCTGGACTACGAGGAGAGCAACGTGTACCAGGTGTACGTCCAAGCCAAGGACCTGGGGCCCAACGCCGTGCCCGCCCACTGCAAAGTGCTGGTGCGGGTGCTGGACGCCAACGACAACGCGCCCGAGATCAGCTTCTCCACCGTCAAGGAGGCGGTGagcgaggcggcggcgccgggcacGGTGGTGGCCCTTTTCAGCGTCTCGGACCGCGACTCGGAGGAGAACGGGCAGGTGCAGTGCGAGCTGCTGCAGGGCGACGCGCCCTTCCGCCTCAAGAGCTCCTTCAAGAACTACTACACCATAGTCACCGAGGGGCCGCTGGACCGCGAGCAGCCGGGCGGCGACGCCTACACGCTCACCGTGGTGGCCCGGGACCACGGCGAGCCGCCGCTCAGCACCAGCAAGTCCATCCAGGTGCGGGTGAGCGACGTGAACGACAACGCGCCGCGCTTCAGCCAGCCCGTGTACCAGGTGTACGTGAGCGAGAACAACGTGCCCGGCGCCTACATCTACGCCGTGAGCGCCACCGACCGCGACCAGGGCGCCAACGCCCGCCTCGCCTACTCCATCCTGGAGAGCCAGATCCAGGGCATGTCCGTCTTCACCTACGTCTCCATCAACTCCGAGAACGGGTTTCTCTACGCCCTCCGCTCCTTCGACTACGAGCAGCTCAAAGAGTTCAGCTTCCAGGTAGAGGCCCGCGACGCGGGCGAGGAGCCGCAGCCGCTGGCCGGCAACGCCACCGTCCACATCATCGTGGTGGACCAGAACGACAACGCGCCCGCCATCGTCAGCCCCGTGCCCGGCCGCAACGGCACCCCGGCGCGGGAGGCGCTGCCCCGCGGCGCCGAGCCGGGCTACCTGGTGAGCCGGGTGGCGGCCGTGGACGCCGACGACGGGGAGAACGCCCGCCTCACCTACAGCATCGCGCGGGGCAACGAGGCCGGGCTGTTCCGCATGGACTGGCGCTCCGGGGAGCTGCGGACGGCGCGCAGGGTGCCGGCCAAGCGCGACCCGCAGCGCCCCTACGAGCTGGTCATCGAGGTGCGCGACCACGGGCAGCCGCCGCTCTCGTCCACCGCCGCCGTCCAGGTGGTGCTGGTGGACGGCGCGGGAGAGCGCTccggaggcggcggcggcccggccgcgggcacgggcgcggggggcggcggcggcggctccggcgaGCATCGCCCCAGCCGCTCCGGGGGGGATAACTCGCTTGACCTCACTCTCATCCTCATCATCGCCCTGGGCTCCGTCTCCTTCATCTTTCTGCTGGCCATGATCGTCCTGGCGGTGCGCTGCCAGAAGGAGAAGAAGCTCAATATCTACACCTGCCTGGCCAGCGactgctgcctgggctgctgctgctgctgcccgtgCTGCAGTCGGCAGGCGCGGGCCCGCAAGAAGAAGCTCAGCAAGTCGGACATCATGCTGGTGCAGAGCTCCAACGTGCCGAGCAACCCGGCGCAGGTGCCTGTGGAGGAGTCGGGCAGCTTCGGCTCCCACCACCACAACCAGAACTACTGCTACCAAGTCTGCCTCACCCCCGAGTCCGCCAAGACCGACCTGATGTTCCTcaagccctgcagcccctctcgCAGCACTGACGCCGAGCACAACCCCTGCGGGGCCATCGTCACCGGCTACGCGGACCAGCAGCCCGACATCATCTCCAACGGCAGCATTTTGTCCAGCGAGGTAAGGGCCAGCAGCCCCCGGCATCCCGCACCCCCCCAGCCCTCGCAGACTTCATCCCCAAGTCATCCCTGAACATCCTCCCCGAAGCTCCCGCTCCGCCTCTCCGGTCGGTTTTGCATTCCCAGTCCTGCTTCTTTCCCCGTTAATCCATCCGCTGTCTCTCCCCTCTTTGCCCTCTCTCTTTTTTGGGAGGCTTTGGCGGCAGGCGGGGGTCTCAGAGGGATTGCGGGttgcgcacacacacacacacaaacatacacacacatacatacacgcacacatacacacacaccccccGCTGGCTCCCCCCGCTCGGGCTCAGCAGCTGTCGCAGCCAGGCGTgttccccctgagcccccctgccctggtgccCTAAGGGATCTGGCCCCGGCTGGGCAGCACAGATCCCCGAGGCAGCGGTAGCTGTGGGTGGATCGCCTGGGGGCTGAGAGATGTGAGGGGGGTCATGGCTCTCTGCAGAGTCTCTCCACTTGACAAGGCTGAGGTGACGTGGGGTGTCATCACAGGATGTTCTGAAGCAACACTTAAAACCGGtgtctttttccttcctggaatCTTTGCATGAGCAAGTAAGGCTTTGGGGGAAACCCCCTTTGGGACTGTGACAATCACTGTGGTTATCAGGAGCTTTAATTAATTTATGAATTAGGGTTTAATAATTGACTTTTCTTTACTCTGTCTCCCCAGCTCTTTATAACCCCAAAGTTtacaaaaagaagcagcaagaaAGAGTTTCTGTGCAATTATGTGCTGAGACTTAACGTCCCCTGCAGTCTTGCCTATGCTGTGTTACCTGGTGTGGAGAGAATTTTTGTCAAAGTGTATACCATGCCTTATTACTCCCCCATTAATCATTTTGTGTTGGGTTAGCTCAGTTATATTGTCAGCACCTCTCTGCCTGTGCACTAGTGAAAACCTCACATTCCTCTTCACATACTGAAACCTGAATGTTGTCCATCTGAAAAAGGTACTTTGAATGGTGTGTTCTAAGGCATCAAGTATTGCAGTGATATTCTAATATTAATTTGTAATACTGACCTTGCCTCAAACCGTCTATAAAACtcatggctgctgctgccttttgatGACTTGAGGGTATCtcaatgtatttttctttttttctttttttttcttttttttttttttttttttcttatggtaTCATACCATTACCATCTAAGTAGTCCACAACTCTAGAAATAGTTATGCTAATTTTTTGTGGGAGTCCTTGTGATGCTCAACAGTGTGCACTGTGAGGAAACGTCACAACCTTGCCTCAGAAAACTCCAGAAAAATCCCCCGTGCCTTCCCATCTGTGTGACTAAGAGCTGTATTTTCCCCCTTACATTCTAGAAACAGATTTTGCTGGCCTACTTGCAGCTAAGCATTACCATTTATAGTGAATCTGGTGAGCTGCTCCCTTGtatattttctgctgctgattaCAGAAATATCAAGAGTTAAAATAtcttccaatattttttttctcctagacAAAACACCAGCGTGCTGAGCTCAGTTATCTAGTTGACAGACCCCGACGAGTAAACAGGTAGGAGCTCCACAGCCTTGGGTTCCTCATGCATGCTTTGGAATGGGGTGCAGAAATGTGTTTACTGCAGATGTAACAGAGTAGTAAAGCAGTGGGAAGCAGAATGTGTGTAGATGCACTAAATAAATTTGAATTACGGCTTTTCTAAGATGGTTTcaaaactgacagaaaaaagaacaaaatctcGGTTTGTACTAGTCTGAAACGTGCTTCAAATACTTATGAATATCCTTCTGTAGGGTCtcccagaaaacattttctcactGAGGTAAAGTTCAGCTAACCAGCTTAAGTAAATGCTACCAAATTACTTTTCCCGACTACATGAAACCCAGGAGGAGCAATAACTCTTGCTGTTCCTTCCAGCCAGGCTCCCAAGGTCTTGAAAATTCCTCATGTTGTTTCTGGTGGGCAGGGAAGCTCCGTGGAAAGCcgtgcagcaggcaggagttgggaggaggggggaatgCAGCACCGTGTTCGGCCATGTGATGGCGGAAGAATGTTTTACGAGTTCCTCTTTCATGTTTATCCTAATGTAAAGATGTTTCTGTGTCTAGTTCTGCATTCCAGGAAGCAGACATAGTAAGCTCTAAGGACAGTGGTCATGgagacagtgagcaaggagaCAGTGATCATGATGCCACTAATCGAGGTCAATCCTCTGGTAAGTCTGATAAGAGAATGGAAATATTGGCTCTTTAAGTAGGGAGACTAGAAGGAACAGTTACTTAAAGGAATATAATACAAGAGAGGCATAAATAAGGTGAGCATATTTATTGTAGGAGAGGCTGGGTTTACCTCAGCTTGCTGCTACAGTTGCCTGGACAAGGAGGCAATGTCCAACCTCTTTTAGTCACAGGGCAGAGTTTACTTTATTCATTTGGTTGGGAGTGGGAATTAGTGTTATATTAGTGTTATAtcagtttattatttattatattagTCTTATACTGCATCATTCACTGCAGCAAAACTTCCTACACATTAAAACAAAGTTGTTGGTACATTTTATAGTACATTTTCTCCTGTGGCAGATTTAGAGACTCTCAAGGCGTTAAGCAATTCTGTTTAGTAGGCActtcagctggcacagcagtgagAAGTGAAGGAGGAGTTCCCAGGGGAAAGAATGAGCCCAATGGTTGAATGACAGCCAGACTGtgagggtttttcttttttgctgggGATCAGTGGAGACACATTGGGTGCTCTGAATGTGTAATACCCTCAGAATTTTTGGAGGATCATCTGTTAATTCGAATTGAGGCACCATATAGTGCAAGTGATCTCTGCGTTAATAAGgtattattaaataaattttcttgacagaggaaagaaaggctTTAAAAGACTATGAATCACTTAGGAAATACACACATTGCAGTGTTATGCCCATATGTAGGGCTTGCTGTCTTAGTTCTCATACTGTCAGTTTGCTTCTGAAAGGAACATTTGTTCAGAGCCTGTGCATTAGAATTCACGCTCACCCTCCCACTGCATTTTAGCTACAAATGCTGTGCTTTCTTTCCTACCACAGCCTCCACAGGTCTGGTACCTCTTTGTGCAACACACTGCTGTCTTTCCCCTTGTTTCCTTTGTGCTCTGTCACGTATCAAGATTTGCAACAACAAAATACTGTCAGTTCTCCTTTATCTTTTTCCCCCTGACCCCCACCTTAGAAGACACCAGGGCAGGGGACCCAGTGct
This sequence is a window from Prinia subflava isolate CZ2003 ecotype Zambia chromosome 18, Cam_Psub_1.2, whole genome shotgun sequence. Protein-coding genes within it:
- the PCDH10 gene encoding protocadherin-10 isoform X1 — encoded protein: MVVLFLFALLWMVEGAFCQLHYTVQEEQEHGTFVGNIAEDLGLDITKLSARRFQTAPNSRSPYLELNLETGVLYVNEKIDREQICKQSPSCLLHLEVFLENPLELFRVEIEVLDINDNPPSFPEPDLTVEISESATPGTRFPLESAFDPDVGTNSLRTYEITPNSYFSLDVQTQGDGNRFAELVLDQPLDREQQAVHRYVLTAVDGGQPQQRTGTALLTVRVLDSNDNVPAFEQPVYTVSLPENSPPGTLVLQLNATDPDEGQNGEIIYSFSSHISARARELFGIAPRTGRLEVSGELDYEESNVYQVYVQAKDLGPNAVPAHCKVLVRVLDANDNAPEISFSTVKEAVSEAAAPGTVVALFSVSDRDSEENGQVQCELLQGDAPFRLKSSFKNYYTIVTEGPLDREQPGGDAYTLTVVARDHGEPPLSTSKSIQVRVSDVNDNAPRFSQPVYQVYVSENNVPGAYIYAVSATDRDQGANARLAYSILESQIQGMSVFTYVSINSENGFLYALRSFDYEQLKEFSFQVEARDAGEEPQPLAGNATVHIIVVDQNDNAPAIVSPVPGRNGTPAREALPRGAEPGYLVSRVAAVDADDGENARLTYSIARGNEAGLFRMDWRSGELRTARRVPAKRDPQRPYELVIEVRDHGQPPLSSTAAVQVVLVDGAGERSGGGGGPAAGTGAGGGGGGSGEHRPSRSGGDNSLDLTLILIIALGSVSFIFLLAMIVLAVRCQKEKKLNIYTCLASDCCLGCCCCCPCCSRQARARKKKLSKSDIMLVQSSNVPSNPAQVPVEESGSFGSHHHNQNYCYQVCLTPESAKTDLMFLKPCSPSRSTDAEHNPCGAIVTGYADQQPDIISNGSILSSETKHQRAELSYLVDRPRRVNSSAFQEADIVSSKDSGHGDSEQGDSDHDATNRGQSSGMDLFSNCTEECKALGHSDRCWMPSFVPSDGRQAADYRSNLHVPGMDSVPDTEVFETPEAQPGAERSFSTFGKEKALHNSLERKEFDGLLSNTRAPYKPPYLKHGWQQSNPHPPSPSPSPSRVSHPLPGCTTTKALAISGSQSGL
- the PCDH10 gene encoding protocadherin-10 isoform X2 gives rise to the protein MVVLFLFALLWMVEGAFCQLHYTVQEEQEHGTFVGNIAEDLGLDITKLSARRFQTAPNSRSPYLELNLETGVLYVNEKIDREQICKQSPSCLLHLEVFLENPLELFRVEIEVLDINDNPPSFPEPDLTVEISESATPGTRFPLESAFDPDVGTNSLRTYEITPNSYFSLDVQTQGDGNRFAELVLDQPLDREQQAVHRYVLTAVDGGQPQQRTGTALLTVRVLDSNDNVPAFEQPVYTVSLPENSPPGTLVLQLNATDPDEGQNGEIIYSFSSHISARARELFGIAPRTGRLEVSGELDYEESNVYQVYVQAKDLGPNAVPAHCKVLVRVLDANDNAPEISFSTVKEAVSEAAAPGTVVALFSVSDRDSEENGQVQCELLQGDAPFRLKSSFKNYYTIVTEGPLDREQPGGDAYTLTVVARDHGEPPLSTSKSIQVRVSDVNDNAPRFSQPVYQVYVSENNVPGAYIYAVSATDRDQGANARLAYSILESQIQGMSVFTYVSINSENGFLYALRSFDYEQLKEFSFQVEARDAGEEPQPLAGNATVHIIVVDQNDNAPAIVSPVPGRNGTPAREALPRGAEPGYLVSRVAAVDADDGENARLTYSIARGNEAGLFRMDWRSGELRTARRVPAKRDPQRPYELVIEVRDHGQPPLSSTAAVQVVLVDGAGERSGGGGGPAAGTGAGGGGGGSGEHRPSRSGGDNSLDLTLILIIALGSVSFIFLLAMIVLAVRCQKEKKLNIYTCLASDCCLGCCCCCPCCSRQARARKKKLSKSDIMLVQSSNVPSNPAQVPVEESGSFGSHHHNQNYCYQVCLTPESAKTDLMFLKPCSPSRSTDAEHNPCGAIVTGYADQQPDIISNGSILSSETKHQRAELSYLVDRPRRVNSSAFQEADIVSSKDSGHGDSEQGDSDHDATNRGQSSGMDLFSNCTEECKALGHSDRCWMPSFVPSDGRQAADYRSNLHVPGMDSVPDTEVFETPEAQPGAERSFSTFGKEKALHNSLERKEFDGLLSNTRAPYKPPYLKHGWQQSNPHPPSPSPSPSRVSHPLPGCTTTKARKRIC